In the genome of Chiroxiphia lanceolata isolate bChiLan1 chromosome 5, bChiLan1.pri, whole genome shotgun sequence, the window cacaagtcttatgaggagcggctgagtgagctggggctgttcagcctggagagaaggaggctcaTGGTGATCTTATCACTCTGtacaaccacctgaaagcaGGTTGTAGTCAGGTGGGggtggtctcttctcccaggcaactagggacaggacaagaggacagagccaggggaggttcagtgtggacactgggaagaaatccttcacAGAAAGGctgattagacattggaatgggctgcccagggaggtggtggagtcaccgtccctggaggtgtttaaggaaagactgcagcactgagtgccatggtctagttgacatggtggaTTGGTCAcgggttggacttgatgatctcagaggtcttttccaacctaattgattctgtgattctgtgattaaaaaaaaacaaaacaaaacccatgaATTGCCCCAAATCGCTCCTTGTTCTTACATTTATccttgttgtttaaaaaaaaaaaaaaaaaaagtagaactgGGCCCCAAAGGGGTTTTTAGGCAGAACAATACTAAGTTGCCGGATACCGGGTGCTGGGGCGGGGACTCGGCTCAGGCGCCTCGTGGCCACCCCGGAGCCGCTGCGCCCCAAGGCCCCGCGCGGCGCCCGCCAGCGCAGGCCGCCAATCAGGCGCGCCGGGCTTGCGCTCCGCCCAATGGCCGCTGAGGTGGGCGGGACTTCCCGCGCCGGTTGCCATGACAAGCGTGGCCTTTCCTTGGCAACGGTGCTGCGGCAGCGGCCGCGCAGGTGAGGCCGCGCCCGGAGCCCCCCTGTCCCTTCCCGGACTCCGCTCAGCGCCACTGGCCGAGCTCGTCCGCCGCGGAGCCTAGGGCGGCGAgtcggcggggcggggctgctTCGGGTGCGAGGCCCGCTCGGACCGCGTTCCACCGCCCCGCACCTCTTGGGCTGTGGCCCTGGGCACGTCTCAGGCTGCGGATGGGTATGGAAGTGGCTCCCGGTGTCAGCCGGGCGGGGGCTCTGGTCTGCGGAGGTTGTGGTTTGGGACTACCCCGTGTGAGAGCTGGCGGTCTGCTTGACTTGGTGCTTCAGCCAGCGGCTCTAGATGCTTGGCATAAATGCTTGGTCTGTTGCCTGACGTcgtgtttgttttgctttgcctttaaTATGGGCTCGCCCCTGCCTCCGCTGGGTAGGAGAGGAAGATGCTTTGTTCCCGGTGAGGGAACCAGCGGGAAGACCACGGTGAAATGCTCTGGATCTGTCAGTCAGTGCTGTGCCTCTGTGTTGCCAGAGTCAGGTTGGTAATTAGGCCCAGAGGCACGGTCCAGAGTTTTCCCATATGGTCCTCCCCAGCTGACAAATGCTCAGGGATCTGAGGAGCAAGTGCGTAAACGAGACCAAGATGTTCCTGTTAAATGTTACGTACACAGATCCTGTGTCTAAAATACTCCTGCCCTTTGCTTGTCATGAGCTGTTTGAAACTGGCAGATAATAGTGCCTTGGGAAAATCATTTTGGAACTAATCAAGAGTTGTGGTGGCTGATGtactgctctcccctcctctaTCAAAAGCTGTAGCCTGGCTCAGCGCTTCCCTCCAGCTCCGTTGGTGCTTCTGGGAAGTGCTGTGTTCTTAAAGCCTCGCTTATGGAAAaggatacatttttaaaaatttgtttccaTTAATGGTCTGTGAGATAACGCTCTCAGTGCGTGGGATGTGAAGGCAGTGTTGAGAAAATGGCCAGTGAGTGAGATAGCGTGATGTTCTCGTAATAGTTTTATTTGCCTCTCGCTTTAATTTAAAGCTTTCTGTCCCTTCcttgtgtttatttctgttgaaGCAGTGTCCTCTGGGCCAAGAAGCAACTCCTCCTGCTGAAGCTGCTCGTGTTCACAGAACTGAGTTCCTCTCAGCTTTGCTGAGCTACAGGCAGCCCCTCTACCCCTTCCCGGGGTCCCTGTGGAAGGACCATGGAAGAGACcgaggaggagaaaaaggatgaGGCTGATTATAAAAGGCTTCACAGTTTTCCACTGATTAGGGTAAGAAGGGGGATGGATTGCACATTTACCAGTGTCACAGATACGAAACTCTGCCTTCATTCCTACCAGCCTTCTCCCACTGAGTAGCTGCTTTGAGAACATGGGTACTGATGGTCCTGTGGAGGGATCCTGGttgtcactgctgctttctccctATCCTTGACCTCCGTCAGAGAAATCTATTAACACCGGTGTTCCCCATGTCAGCCAGAGAAAGTCTGGAGCAAAATGATCCATCTTATAGATTGAGCACACTGCCTTTAGAGCCCTCTCCTCTGTTCTGGATGCACCTTTCTTTTTGTCCTAAGAAAGCTGGAGCAAAAGGTCTTGCTAGCCAGCCAGATAGcagcaacagaagaaaaggctgtATAATTTAGACTTTGTTATGCTTATAGCAATAATTAAGGACTGTGGTCCAAGCAGTATTAACATGCTTTCCCTTTATCTTAGAGCAGAAAAACTGACAAATGCCCTTATCTCCTCCTTTAAGCTGTGCTTACTTAGTGCTAGTCTTCATGTAGGTAGACAAGAATTCCGTGTTGGCTGCAACAAGGAATGAATGAATCAATTCTAATCCAATAAACCATTTTCATATTTACTATGTCTAAGCCCCAACTACAGCCAGTGCAAAAGTAAGGGCTGCTTACTGTTGTCTTGTGTCCAGCTCTTGTTTTGTTGCGTAGTTCCTCTTGTTTGTTTGCCCTTTCCAGCACTCGGACATGCCGGAGGAGATGCGTGTGGAGACCATGGAGCTGTGTGTCACGGCGTGTGAGAAATTTGCCACCAACAACGAGGTACTAGCCAGATCCCAAAATGGCCAGCCTGCTGTTGATGCAGCTCAGGggacctgcaggagcagggctaagggtgcagggcagggtggAGTCAGGTCCTGACATCCTATTACTCTCTTTATGCACTGAGCAAGGGTAGAAGGAAGCAAAGAACTTGGCTAGATCTCAGATTCAGTTCCCTTTGTCTGCAAGATTCCATAAGAGCACTTTGCTTtcctgcaggaagcagagatTAGTAGTGACCTTACCTCCTTCCTGATCCTACCTTCCTGTGGCATGCTTCCACTCTGTTCATAAAATGCCCTGTGTCCTGAGGGCTTGGCTCAGAACTGTGTGGAGACTCCTGTTTTGGGGATGAGTACAGGAAAGTCTGCTAAGTATTCCTTCTTGGCTTTAGGACCAAGGATAAAGGGAAAACACACCTTGCTCCATGGGCAGTGCACTGCATGCCCCTAAAAAAgattcctctctccttttttggATCAAGCAGGGTGTGATCTGGGAAAAGCAAGCCTTTTAAAAGTCAGCCTAGTTTCAGTGTTTTGGTAAttagctggagaaaaaaaatggactcCTGTAAAAATAGCCACAGCTTAGTGACCTGAATCTCCTCTTGTGCTCACCGCACCCAGCATCTAACTCCAGCAGCATCTAAAGCAGAGCTCTTGCTTCAGGCTGGGTGAACGACAGAAGGGGTTGCTAGATGCagttctttaatttcttctggCTGCTGTATTGGAGGCTGCTGAGACCTGTTTTACCCTTGGGTGTACCTCTGGGCAGCTCCCCGttcctgcagtgcagctgctATACCTGTTGCTCATGGCTTGAGTAGTCTGTCAAGGGAGAAGACTAGGGGGATGTTTGCATAAAACCTCATTGGTTGCTTTATCTCACCCTATCCTCTCTGCCTTAATGTTCACCAGAGTGCTGCCAAGATGATCAAAGAGACGATGGACAAGAGGTTTGGGTCCTCCTGGCACGTGGTGATTGGGGAAGGTTTTGGCTTTGAGATCACTCACGAGGTGAAGAATCTGCTGTACATGTTCTTTGGTGGCAGCCTGGCCGTGTGTGTCTGGAAGTGTTCCTGACCCTTGTCTGTGTCCCAGACTTGTTGAATACAAGAGATTTGTCCTTCTCTTGACAGGTTTTCTACAATCTGGAGGTggggctttatttttaatagttaaatgtcaagatttctctttttcatacTGATGTAACAGTTCCGTAGGATACATATAgttcgtgtgtgtgtgtgtgtgtgtgtgtgtgtgtgtgtaaactGGCTAAGCTGTCCTGTCCTAGCTCGTGGGATTTTCTCATCTGTCTGTGGCTCTTTCCTTGGTGTTTGAGCCAAAGCAGAAGGGAAGTGGAGGATAGTTAATCTCATGACACAGCAGCACTAGCAAGGGtaagcaaaagagaaaaggtgCTATCTAGCCCTATGGTTTTTATAACTTTCACTTGTTCCACattgtgttttttctcttctgctttccctgttaCCATGCAGTATAGTTCTGCCAAGCACCTGTCTTTCATCTCTCTGAATGCTGCTCATACATTCTTTCTCACTTCTAATATGTCGATGCAGACCTGGCAGCACCAAGGGTCTCCCTTCGGGCTGCCCGTGGAGGTGTGAGCCACAGGGAAGCAGTCCCAGCttgcccttccctgctgcttttgggaGGGTACAACAGCTGAGCTGCCTGGGTGTAGGAGGTTGCTATGCAAACTGCCCCCTCCTTTCTCACCCACAGCACACTGAGACAGCATGAAAACACAGGCGGCTGACGATGCCTGGGGAGTGGGTGAGAGCTCTTTTTAAGTCTCAAATGCCTCCCCGTCAGTTCCTGGGGGTGTTGCAAGTGCTGTGTACTTTCAGCATCTTGTTTGGGgctggcagaggaaggaggcTCCATGTGAAATATAACTTGGTCATCAGAAACCTAATGTCTTTCTGGACTTGCGTTCTTTTagcctgtttcattttttaaagctgtcGGTGTTGGAGGATGGAATGAACGTAACTGTATGTTACGTCTGTGGCTTATTTATATAAATCTGGGGAACTGtgtttttacaataaaaatttaGCAAAATGTCTGCGTGTGTGTTTGTGTAGGAAAAGTAGTTCaagaaacatggaaataaatacACAATGGTGTAGCACAGGCAGAGGACAGTGACAGATCTCCATCCTGCAAGTTTTCTGTGTGCCTCTCATCCTCCCTGTTCATTTCCTTTTACCAGTGCAAATCACTATGCTGAGGCAGGTTGCCAGGCCCATAGTGCTGCTGGACAAATCCCCCAGTCTACACAGCTGTCTAAGCAGTAGCAGCAAGGGAGCATACCTGTGTCTGCTGGTCAGCTGGTGCACTTTGGCTCTAATCTTCAGAGTCTCATATTTGTGGCTTCCTTATTTTCAGATTTCCTCTCAGAATGTTGCCAGCTGGCACCTCTAGTGCATAGTTCAAGATGGAAGGATCTCTTTGCCTTAGTACCTGCAGTGGATCAAGCTGGTGGAGGGTCTTTTACAAttccttttgttccttttctgaaCCTCAATGTTACACTAGAGATGTCCTTCTTCCATTTCGTGTCAGGAGCTCTTCTATAAGCCATAAATTGGAGTAATATGAAAACaactggaaattatttcaaatttggACCGTGTGTGCTTGGCTGGGACTAATGTCCTCTCACGTAATTCCTCACTGATCAGGTGGAAGGGAGTTGTGAGGTGGGAGGGACACAAAACTACTGTTATAAGGTAGTTAGTACAGTGACACCTGGTCTGTGATGAGGATTTCTGTGCTGCGTAGAAGAGCCCAAATCCTTTGAGCTGTCTCATGATGCGGTTGCTCTGTCTCGCTCCAGCTGGCTGCCATTACATGAAGATAGTGCTATTGACTGGCGCTTTCTGCAGCTGGCAGGTGGAAAAGATTATTCTCTCTTCCACAACTTTCTATCTCCTCTAGATTCAGAGGAAAAGGTAAGGCCAGTGTCTTTGGAATGCCCAACGTTAGAGCATGATGATACCCTTAGCCATACCACAGTTGCTTTAATCATGCCTGTTTCAGACTAATGAATAATTAACTGCTGTGTGCATATGCACAGACATGCTGGTCATGGGCATCTCTGCAGGGTTGTGGTGACCTGCAGATGACCACAGGGAGCTGTTTACCTCAGTGTGCAACCTCTTGGCTGCTGCCTGTTTGTTATCTCCTTGGCCACCAGCTGACCAAAGCTAATGTCTTCATGACCCGCTTCGGCAACAAGGTAGCGGTGACTGCTCCCCAGCCTTCTCGAAGCTTGCGTGTGCAAACAGATTGAGTTGAGCAAGGTGTGAATGTGCAGCAAGGCAGCTCCCACACTGCCACTCCTCCAAGGTAAGTGCAAGGTGGCTCACAGGAGAGTGGCAGGCTATTTTTGTTTCCAAGGGTAACAGCTTTCCCACAGGAAGTTACCATGAAGAGGCCAACCCTTGTTAGCTGGTCTCCAGGCCTGTCATTGGCTCTGTACATGAAAGCACAAGCCTCAGCTTCCCAAAATTCAGCTGCGTGTGTCAGGGCCCCTGCTCTGAAGCAAGTGTTTAAGGTAATAAGATTGATTGTCCTGCCTGTTGCAAGTTGAGCCACGCTGTGCTGGTCCCCGTGTGCTAGAACAAAGACTTTTGCCCTCCTTTTGCTGTAGATGTGGCACATTCTTGGGCATACCTGTAATTTTCAGGGGAGTAAGGTTTACGGATCAGAAATGGTCCCTCGTTCTGTGTTTTCCACAAGAGACCCCTCTGTGGCTGATGGACTTGCTGGATCGGgaccagaggaggccacaaagatgattgGAAGGCTGAAGTACCTCTGgtatgaagacaggctgaaaggGTTGATgatgttcagcctgaagaagagagggctccagagagaccttatAGCATCTACCAGTACCTAAAGGGTgcctacaggaaagctggagagggacttcttgGCAGGGCGTGTTGTGATAAGACAAGAGGTAGAGGTTTTAAACTAAGAGATTTGTTCAAGTCTGAATATGGGGAAGAAGtcttttacaatgagggtggtgaaacactggaacaagttgcccagagctgtggtgtatgctccatccctggaaacattcaaggtctcaggctggagagggctctgagcaacccgatctagttgaaggtgtccctgctcattgcagggggcttggactagatggcctttaaaggtcccttccaacccaaactatgaTTTATGGTGGAGCCTCTGGGGCCTCTGCCTTTGACTATAAAAGTGCAGTCTGTTGCTGGAGGATTTTACCTTAtgaattttcagcagaaagctAGGAAAGTTGGCAACAGTTGGCTTGCTATTGTGTTTCCCTCTCATTTCTTGCCCCCTGCATATTGCTGCCATTACCCATCAAAGCATCAGAGTGAGTCAGATGtagaaaatgagataaaaaccGCAGGGTGATGCATGGGTGCCAGCCAAATGACTCTTTCTATCTCCTTGTCCCGTAAAGCTGTGATAGCAGTTCAGGGGGCTGTGCTTCATGACTTCATCCCTCCCTGCTGAGGGGAGATGGGCAACATCATTATCAGCTGCCAGGGAGTCCTGAGTTAGAGCCTGCAGTGAAAATGTCCTCGGATGTAGGGCTCCTCCTCTGCCCAAAGGGTGACTTGAACCTGCTGGGAAGAtggaggaagagctggaggggggagatgagaagaaagaagtgcAAACTCTACCGCTTCACTGTGATGATGTCATGGCAACAAGGTACATCGATGTGCTGTCAGGCGATTGGGGCAGGCTTTGAAGGTCTCCAGCTCTTCCCCGTTGCTGCAGGCTCATGTCTGACTCGCTGAAAAATGTCTTGGTTAATATTTTATGCCTCCATTGAAGTGCTAAGGGTGGCAAGTGCCCCACCTAAGCCCCCTGCCTCTGCTTTCCAATGGGATACTAAATCAGGGAGGGGGGTAGGATTGTAAGCTTCCGTGGGATGGGACTCACAATCAGTAGGGTGGCTTCAGCCCATAGTGCCCCTGTGCCTGTCTGACTCTAGGACATAGGAAGGAGGTTTCTATCCCCTCCAGCCCACTTTGGAGCTGGTTTGGGACACTGGAAGGAGGGGGGATCTCCCTCTGTCCTCAGTCTCCCAGGGCTGGATCTGGAATAAAGAAATCTctggccctgctctgggagctgagctcagctcctTTGATGCAATCAGTTAGTACATGGATTTTGGTgagggttttgtggtttggggttttttttgggtttgtttttgtttttgtgtttttttttttcccaccctaAGCAATGACCTAATGATCCCATGTTCCAGTTACCAGCTACCACCCCTCCTAGGTGCCTTCTTTCCAAATCGTGCATCTGGACTGGATCCAGCAAACTTCCCAGAGCAAGACGCCGTGTTCCCTTCCCCAAGGAAGCCATCTGCTTCCCTCCACTCAGCTCCTTCTGTGGGGCTTTGGGCTCGCCAGCCGGGCTGGAaagctctcctcctcctcccttgcCCCGGCTCTCATCGGCCATCTTGTCAGCACAAGGCACGGGGAAGGGAACACGGGGCTGGCTGAATCTGGGGCGGCTGATGGTGTCAGCCGGAGGCGGTTTCCAGGCAACTGTCGCGCCGTGGGACACGCGAGCCAAGAACACCGGGAACACCGCGTTCTCGGCGCACCGCCTGGGAGGGGACCAAGCCTGACACGGCACAGCATGGTGTGGAGAGGGCAGCGTGAGCGAGAGGGTAGTGCAGGAatggcagcagaggaaggggTCTCCAGAATATCCCCCCCTGTCCACTGATCATCATACCCTCTCTGGCTTGGAGTGAGAATTTCCGAGCTGGCTCCTGGTGCAACATGCAGCAAGGAAGGATCACGTGATGTATGGGATTTCACATGCCTTCTGCATCCTTTGGGAAAtcaaagaaaggagaaacataATGCCAGATTCTGTACCCAAGCCCCAGGCTTGTTGCAGGTGGTCCTGTGCTTCTCTGTCCTTTAACAAATCCAAAGTTCCCTCCCTACAAGTC includes:
- the DNAL4 gene encoding dynein light chain 4, axonemal → MEETEEEKKDEADYKRLHSFPLIRHSDMPEEMRVETMELCVTACEKFATNNESAAKMIKETMDKRFGSSWHVVIGEGFGFEITHEVKNLLYMFFGGSLAVCVWKCS